A stretch of DNA from Vibrio sp. ED004:
GCGTAGTGGCTAGGATGATGAGCTAGGGTCTGTTTTCTCAGATCATAACCTCCGAAAACTGGCTCGTCTTGGTAGATGTGCCCTACGTATAAATATAAAAAGGATATTCACATGAAAAACGCTCTAAGCGCTGTAGCTCTAGGTACATTGGTTGCTCTGGGTTCTTTTGGTGCAAACGCTGCTATCGAAGAAGGACAACTAACAATCTGGGTAGGTGGTGACAAAGCTTATGAAGGCATGGCTGAAGTAGGTAAACGCTTCGAAGAAGATACTGGTGTTAAAGTAACAGTTGCTTTCCCTGACAAGCTAGAAGAGAAATTCCCTCAAGTAGCAGCAGCTGGCGACGGCCCAGATATGATCTTCTACGCACACGACCGTTTTGGCGGCTATGCAGAAGCGGGTCTTCTTGTAGATATCAAACCTTCTAAAGAGACTAAAGAAGGTATCGTAGACTTCGCATGGGACGCTGTTTCTTACGAAGGTAAAACAATCGCATACCCTGTTGCCGTTGAGTCAGTTTCTCTAATCTACAACAAAGCACTTGTTCCTAACCCACCTAAGTCTTGGGAAGAAATCCCAGCACTTAATGCTGAACTTCAGAAAGACGGAAAGAAAGCGATCATGTGGCCTCTACGTGGCGGCGCTTACTTCACATGGCCTCTACTTGCAGCTGACGGCGGTTACGCATTCAAACAGACTGCAGAAGGTTACGACATTAAAGATGCGGGCGTAGCGACTGACGGTGTTCAGAAGTCTCTAGGTTTCATCGAGAAGATGGTACAAGACAAAGTTATCTCTGCAGACATGGATTACTCAGTAGCTGAGTCTGAATTCGTTGCAGGTAACGTTGCAATGACAATCAACGGCCCTTGGGGTTGGGAAAACATCAAGAAAGCTGGCGTAGACTACGGTGTAACAACGCTACCTAAGTTCAACGGTAAAGCGTCTAAACCTTTCGTTGGTGTATGGGCTGGTGGTATCAGCACTGCTTCTCCAAACCGCGACCTAGCTGTTGAGTTCATGGAAAACTACCTACTAACTGATGAAGGTATGAAGAGCCTGAATGACGACAAGCCACTAGGCGCTGTTGCTCTTAACTCTTTCCAACGTCAACTAGACAGCGATACTCGTATTGCAGCAACAATGGACAACGCGATGAACGGCGAAATCATGCCTAACATTCCTCAGTTCACAACGTTCTGGTACAGCATGGAAGAAGCGATCGGCAACGTAGTTGACGGCCGTCAATCAGTAGACGAAGCACTAAAAGCTGCTGAAGGTCGTATGACTAAATAACAACCAAGCACTACCTTTTAAGGAGAGGGCAACCTCTCCTTACTTTTCTATTTTTTATCTATATCGCTAGCAGGTTCCTCTATGCAGTCAGTTCAAGGTACAGATGCTATCCCAGCACCATCAAGCCTTCCAGGCAGTAAAAGCGTCTTCATCAAATGGGGGTTGCTTGGTAGCGTTGGCTTAATTAACGGCTACGCTACAATTCTAATGTATTCTCGCGGTGAGCTCGCTTTTGCGTTGCTTACAGTGATCTTAACGGCTTTGGCACTTTACATTTTTGGTAGTAAGAAAACTTACGCCCACCGTTATATTTACCCAGGTATTGCCGGAATGATCTTGTTCATTCTTTTCCCATTGGCATACACCGTAGGGCTTGCGTTTACAAACTACAGCGCAAAAAACCAGCTTTCTCTAGAACGTACTCAAACCGTTCTTTTAGACCGCACTTTCCAAAGTGGTGATAGCTACCCATTCACTTTGTACAAGACTGACGACGGTCACCAGATCGTGGTTAAAGATGGCGATCAACTATTAGCGACTGACGTATTCTCTTTAGACAATATGACAGCGACAGAAATGGACCTATCTGCAATCGAGTCTACGCAAGGTGAAAAAGAGAAGATCAAAGCGATCATCCAAAACCGAGCAGCGATCAGTGGTGTTGATTTCAATCTACCGGACGGTGGTGACATCCGCATGAGTGGCTTACGTAAGTTCGCTTCTGTTGCTCCGCTTTACACCCTTCAGGATGATGACGAAACGTTAATCAACAACGAAACGGGTGATGTTCTTAAGCCAAATATGGACTTAGGTTTCTACCAACCTGTTGATGCCAATGGTGAGTTTACAGGTAACACAATCTCTCCGGGCTTCGTTGTTAGCATTGGTACACATAACTTTGAACGTGTGTGGAAAGATGAAGGCATCAAAGAACCTTTCATCAGCATCTTTATTTGGACGGTTATCTTCTCTGTATGTACCGTAGTGTTCACACTTGTCATCGGTCTTGTACTGGCGAACATCGTACAGTGGGAAGAATTGAAAGGCCGCTCTATTTATCGTGTTCTACTGATTCTGCCTTACGCAGTACCAGCGTTCATCTCGATTCTTATCTTTAAGGGTTTATTCAACCAGAGCTTTGGTGAGATCAACATGGTGCTCGAGAATATCTTCGGCTTAAGCCCGAACTGGTTCTCAGACCCAATTCTTGCGAAAACCATGGTGTTGATTGTTAACACATGGCTAGGTTTCCCTTACATGATGATTCTATGTATGGGCTTGCTGAAAGCGATTCCTGATGACTTATACGAAGCGTCAGCAATTGACGGTGCGAACTTCCTTGATAACTTCAAGCGCATCACATTCCCATTGATGATTAAACCGCTTACACCGCTACTGATTGCAGCGTTTGCCTTTAACTTCAATAACTTCGTAATGATTCAACTATTGACGAACGGTGGCCCGAACATGATTGGTACTTCTGAGCCAGCGGGTTACACAGACTTGCTTGTAAGCTACACGTACCGAATTGCATTCGAAGGCGGCGGCGGTCAAGACTTCGGTCTAGCAAGTGCAATCGCAACGCTTATCTTCCTATTGGTTGGTGCACTAGCGTTACTAAACCTTCGTTTCACTAAACTGTCTCAAGATTAAGGAGCACGACAATGGCTATGGTACAAGGTAAAGGCCTTAAATACCGAGTGTGGGCAACGCATGCAGTGTTGTGGTGCTTCTTGGCAATGATTATCTTCCCACTTCTGATGATCATCGCGATCTCATTCCGTGAAGGTAACTTCGCAACGGGTAGCTTGATTCCAGACAATCCATCACTGGAGCACTGGAAACTAGCACTGGGTATTTCAGTAACAAACGCAGATGGCTCGGTAACGCCACCTCCATTCCCTGTTCTAACGTGGTTATGGAACTCGGTTAAAGTAGCGGGTGTGACGTCTATCTTGATTGTGGCACTGTCTACGACATCGGCTTACGCATTTGCTCGTATGCGCTTCAAGGGTAAAGAAACTATCCTGAAAGCGATGATGATTTTCCAAATGTTCCCAGCGGTACTTGCTCTAGTGGCTATCTACGCGTTGTTCGACAAACTTGGTCAATACATCCCGTTCCTAGGCTTGAACACGCATGGCGGTCTGATCTTCTCTTACCTAGGCGGTATCGCACTGCACGTTTGGACGATTAAAGGCTACTTTGAAACGATTGATAACTCTTTGGAAGAGGCTGCAGCACTGGATGGTGCAACGCCTTGGCAAGCATTCAGACTGGTTCTACTGCCATTGTCTGTGCCAATCCTAGCCGTTGTGTTTATTCTGTCGTTCATTGCAACAGTAGGTGAAGTACCAGTAGCGTCTATCCTGCTTACAGATGTGAACTCTTACACGCTAGCAGTAGGTATGCAGCAATACCTATACCCTCAGAACTACCTATGGGGTGACTTTGCGGCAGCGGCTGTACTTTCAGCACTTCCGATTACTATCGTGTTCTTACTTGCTCAACGTTGGTTAGTTGGCGGTTTGACGGCAGGTGGTGTAAAAGGATAAGCTGTATCCCATAAGAAAGAAAAAGAGCGACCTTCGTGGTCGCTCTATATTGGCATTTTTATTACATCATTTGGTTTGGCCGCCGATCAGTAATAAAAATAACCCTCAGGTTACGCATAGCTGGCTACTAATCAGGTTCCTTACGCTATTAATGATTAGTGGTTTTTGTAACTCTAACCCAGGTATTTACTTGGGTTTTTTTATGCCTGCTACTTTTTGCTTTGTCTTTGCGTCTGCTTTACTCGTCAACTCTTGTATCCATCACCGTTACTGTGCTGATAACCGCTTTAATATTAAAAGCTTCGAGTCACTTCTCTCCTACACCTTTCTTGACTCATTCCTCTTACTTGAAGGCATGAACGAGTCTCACAAATCAGACACTCAGTATAAGGGGCTGTTGATCTATTGATATATTGCTAATAATCCAATGCGTGATACTTCAATGATTTGTATGCAACAAGTGCTGAAATTGCAGAGAAAGTGCATATAGGAACGGGATGTGGCTGTGAGTTTTGAAGAGTCATAATTCAGACTAATTGAATGGTGTTAGATCTATAGCTGAAGGTTAACAATAAAAGCACTAGGCTGGATTAACTTGAAATGGGTAGCGATAAAATGTGAGTAATGAGTTCTAGCCACTAGAACTCTTTGCTTGAAGGTGCACACCCTAGATGCTGCAGCAACACATAGATGCTTTCTTGATCGAGTGCGACACGACGAAACAGATCCGCAAACGTTGGATCACCACCGAAGCACGTCTGGATGTAGTGATTAATTTCATTACTGTCGTAACCCTCGACGTACAAGGTTCTAACCCATTGATACTCAACAGCCTTCAAATTGTTCAGTGTAGATTCGCTAAGAGTGGGGCGTGTGACGCTCAAGTGTGGCTCCGGGAAATTCAAATACATCCATTATGATTGGCGGTATTTAATCAGAGCTAAATGACGACTTTATGACAGTCAAAATAATTCTTTGAACTCGTGTCGATTCATTTCAACCTTTGGCTGAGTATCACGCTCTAGAAGCTGTATTGAGTGCTTCGCCGTTAATTGAGAACGTTAGATAAATAAATGCCAAGCGGCGGCTTGGCATTGAAATAGTGGGTATTGAAAGAGCTTGGTTGCAAGGCAGGGCTAGTGATTAACCCTATTTAAGGTACTTCACGTGCGCTTCCATCTCTTCGCCGATTTGCTTTCGCATGTTCATTAGGCGGATAGCGGAATCTCTCAATTCGATGTCTTCTGGTGTTTCTGGCACCCATTCAGGCACCTTAGTCGGGTTACCGTTTTCATCAACTGCCACCATAATCACGATACAGTGAGTGGTTAGACGGTTATTCAACTCTTTAGGGTCGCTCGCTTGTACATCTATCGCAATGTGCATAGAAGACGAACCGGTATAGATGACTTTCGCACTTACCTCTACTAGGTTGCCTACATGGATTGGGGCAACAAATCGAATACCACCAGCGTAGGCCGTAATGCAATATTTGCCACTCCACCCAGCAGAACAAGCATAGGCAGCTAAATCGATCCACTTCATTGCTGCGCCACCATGAACTTTACCACCAAAGTTCACATCCCCGGGTTCAGCTAAAAAACGCAGAGTAACGTCTCGTTTACCATCTTGTCGGCTATTGTTACTGCTCATCTATCTTCCTTCATTATTATTGTGCTGCATAACATGCTTGTTACTTGCTAATAACAATATACATAAGATGATAGAAATTAAAGCGGATAATCTCACGGTTAAGACTATTTTTTTCAAACGGATGACGAACCGATGAACATTGATGGTTATTGAGTTTCAAGGTGAGAGATAAACACGGAAAGACAATCGAGAGTACGCCAAAAGAAAGGGGTGATTGCAAAAAAAAACACCTAGCGTAATGCTAGGTGTTTCTAAGCCTTTAGGTACTCATGTCGGTACCTTTTATTGTTTGCCAACTAACCGTTGCTTGTTTGGTTTAGTTAAAGTGACTTTATCGTAATTACCACCAAAGTGGTAGCCAAAACTATTTATTCTTCAGCTCACTTTTACTCTTTTATGAAGTATAGATCCTTCGCGTAGATATTTCCTTTCGGATTGTTGTTAGGGAAGCCTTTGAGTGTATTTCGCACTAATCGAGTGTGATTGTAGTGATATAAAGGCATAACTGCTGCTGATTCGTTAAGTAGTGATTCAGCATGCTGGTATAAAGCAAAGCGATTAGCCTGATCTTCCGTTTTGCTCGCTTTCTGTAACAGCTCATCAAAATCAGTGTTACAGAAACCACTCTCGTTAGCTGTGTGGCCACATGTGAAGGCTTCTAGTAGCGCTGAGGGTTCTGGGTAGTCACCAAATGCCCATGAGCGAGCAAGCTGATAATCTCCCGCTCCTTTAGCTGCGACATATGCCTTCCACTCCATATTCTCTAGTTCTACCTTCACGCCAAGCGGTTTCCACATCGAAGCAATCGCGATGGCGATCTTTTTGTGGTTCTCGCTGGTGTTATACGTGAGTGTGAATGTAAGTGGGTTCTCTTTGTTGTACCCAGCTTCTTCGAGTAACTGTTTGGCCTTTGCTTGGCGCTGTGAGCTATCAAGCGCTTCGAATAAAGACTTAGGCGCCGTGTAATTCGGGATATTATTAGGTGTCACGCTGCAAGCTTGAGGTTCGCCTTGGCCTGTTACTTTATCGACCAATATGTCTCGGTCGACCGCCATACTCAGCGCTTGTCGAACTCTGACATCATCAAACGGAGCTTGACGAGTATTGAACGAATAAACATACGATCCTAATAACGCTTGCGCCTTAATCTGTTCAGGGCTCTCTTTGACAAGCTTTTGGTAATACTCAAGCTGAACGCGGTTCGTCATATCAATCTCACCAGACTGATAACGAATCAGCTCTGCGTTTTGAGAGGATAAACCTAGGTAGGTCACCTTATTGATGACAGTTGAAGTGTTATCCCAGTAATTTGAGTTTCTGGTGACTTCGACGTATTCATTGGGTACCCATTTGCTGAGCGTGTAAGCGCCATTAGTCGCGATATTTTCCGCGCGAGTCCATTGGTCTCCCTTCTCTTCAACCAACTTAGAAGGCAGAGGGAAGAAGGTCTTGATACTCATTAAACTCATGAAATAGGGCGTAGGCTTTGAAAGCGAGATCTCTACCGTGCGATCGTCTAGTGCTTGAATACCAAGCTCTGATGGATCTTTATCCCCAGCAAGAATCTCGCTGGCATTAACGATATT
This window harbors:
- the malE gene encoding maltose/maltodextrin ABC transporter substrate-binding protein MalE, which produces MKNALSAVALGTLVALGSFGANAAIEEGQLTIWVGGDKAYEGMAEVGKRFEEDTGVKVTVAFPDKLEEKFPQVAAAGDGPDMIFYAHDRFGGYAEAGLLVDIKPSKETKEGIVDFAWDAVSYEGKTIAYPVAVESVSLIYNKALVPNPPKSWEEIPALNAELQKDGKKAIMWPLRGGAYFTWPLLAADGGYAFKQTAEGYDIKDAGVATDGVQKSLGFIEKMVQDKVISADMDYSVAESEFVAGNVAMTINGPWGWENIKKAGVDYGVTTLPKFNGKASKPFVGVWAGGISTASPNRDLAVEFMENYLLTDEGMKSLNDDKPLGAVALNSFQRQLDSDTRIAATMDNAMNGEIMPNIPQFTTFWYSMEEAIGNVVDGRQSVDEALKAAEGRMTK
- the malF gene encoding maltose ABC transporter permease MalF produces the protein MQSVQGTDAIPAPSSLPGSKSVFIKWGLLGSVGLINGYATILMYSRGELAFALLTVILTALALYIFGSKKTYAHRYIYPGIAGMILFILFPLAYTVGLAFTNYSAKNQLSLERTQTVLLDRTFQSGDSYPFTLYKTDDGHQIVVKDGDQLLATDVFSLDNMTATEMDLSAIESTQGEKEKIKAIIQNRAAISGVDFNLPDGGDIRMSGLRKFASVAPLYTLQDDDETLINNETGDVLKPNMDLGFYQPVDANGEFTGNTISPGFVVSIGTHNFERVWKDEGIKEPFISIFIWTVIFSVCTVVFTLVIGLVLANIVQWEELKGRSIYRVLLILPYAVPAFISILIFKGLFNQSFGEINMVLENIFGLSPNWFSDPILAKTMVLIVNTWLGFPYMMILCMGLLKAIPDDLYEASAIDGANFLDNFKRITFPLMIKPLTPLLIAAFAFNFNNFVMIQLLTNGGPNMIGTSEPAGYTDLLVSYTYRIAFEGGGGQDFGLASAIATLIFLLVGALALLNLRFTKLSQD
- the malG gene encoding maltose ABC transporter permease MalG; the encoded protein is MAMVQGKGLKYRVWATHAVLWCFLAMIIFPLLMIIAISFREGNFATGSLIPDNPSLEHWKLALGISVTNADGSVTPPPFPVLTWLWNSVKVAGVTSILIVALSTTSAYAFARMRFKGKETILKAMMIFQMFPAVLALVAIYALFDKLGQYIPFLGLNTHGGLIFSYLGGIALHVWTIKGYFETIDNSLEEAAALDGATPWQAFRLVLLPLSVPILAVVFILSFIATVGEVPVASILLTDVNSYTLAVGMQQYLYPQNYLWGDFAAAAVLSALPITIVFLLAQRWLVGGLTAGGVKG
- a CDS encoding acyl-CoA thioesterase; this encodes MSSNNSRQDGKRDVTLRFLAEPGDVNFGGKVHGGAAMKWIDLAAYACSAGWSGKYCITAYAGGIRFVAPIHVGNLVEVSAKVIYTGSSSMHIAIDVQASDPKELNNRLTTHCIVIMVAVDENGNPTKVPEWVPETPEDIELRDSAIRLMNMRKQIGEEMEAHVKYLK
- a CDS encoding peptide ABC transporter substrate-binding protein gives rise to the protein MTQPTLPVIISSLLALTSASSFAASITADTPLAEEQHFVRGNGAEPNTLDPSFVNSGMPGDIIVNDMFEGFVIENSDGQIIPGQAESWTFSNGGKTVTFVLKSGLKWSNGEPVTASDFVFGWQRAVSPKTGNNTGFVFSTANIVNASEILAGDKDPSELGIQALDDRTVEISLSKPTPYFMSLMSIKTFFPLPSKLVEEKGDQWTRAENIATNGAYTLSKWVPNEYVEVTRNSNYWDNTSTVINKVTYLGLSSQNAELIRYQSGEIDMTNRVQLEYYQKLVKESPEQIKAQALLGSYVYSFNTRQAPFDDVRVRQALSMAVDRDILVDKVTGQGEPQACSVTPNNIPNYTAPKSLFEALDSSQRQAKAKQLLEEAGYNKENPLTFTLTYNTSENHKKIAIAIASMWKPLGVKVELENMEWKAYVAAKGAGDYQLARSWAFGDYPEPSALLEAFTCGHTANESGFCNTDFDELLQKASKTEDQANRFALYQHAESLLNESAAVMPLYHYNHTRLVRNTLKGFPNNNPKGNIYAKDLYFIKE